The proteins below are encoded in one region of uncultured Tolumonas sp.:
- a CDS encoding biopolymer transporter ExbD: MAFGKLSDDGGGQPQSEINMIPLIDVMLVLLIVFMITAPLLSNAVKVDLPQASSSPEDIKNNDIKLALKASGELFWGGEAISRAALELRLQNAAKQQPVPELHIHADRNLDYGKVADIMALSSRSGVSKIAFVSEPTGE, translated from the coding sequence ATGGCGTTTGGCAAATTATCTGACGATGGCGGTGGGCAACCACAAAGTGAGATCAACATGATCCCGCTGATCGACGTTATGCTAGTGCTTCTGATCGTATTTATGATCACTGCCCCGTTACTCAGTAATGCCGTAAAGGTCGATTTACCGCAAGCGAGCAGTTCACCGGAAGATATCAAAAATAATGATATTAAACTGGCGTTGAAAGCCAGCGGCGAATTGTTCTGGGGTGGCGAGGCGATTAGTCGGGCAGCGTTGGAACTACGTCTGCAGAATGCGGCCAAGCAGCAACCCGTACCAGAATTGCATATTCACGCTGATCGCAATCTGGATTATGGCAAGGTGGCCGACATCATGGCGCTCTCTTCTCGTTCCGGGGTGAGCAAGATTGCGTTTGTCAGTGAACCAACAGGAGAGTAA
- a CDS encoding AbrB family transcriptional regulator encodes MLQWLCLILISALFAFVMELINMPGALLLGPMLAGIVWSLQGGSLQISRHLFVAAQAIIGCLVAQSISSGMLPTFAQHWSLFLFIVLSTIAASSLMGWVISKLKVLPGTTAIWGSSPGAAAAMVLMAEEFGADARLVAFMQYLRVIVVASAASIIARFWVDTSAATAIPIIWFPPLQWATAETVLLALAGIVIARLARIPSGAMLVPMLLGMALQSGHLLKIDLPEWLLSMAYAVMGWRIGLGFTRSVLKHAIRALPQIVFSIVLLVGFCGVLAWWLVQHFHLDPLTAYLATSPGGMDSIAVIAASSHNVDLEFVMALQTVRLFLVIFLGPALARIIARKTITESSIAG; translated from the coding sequence ATGTTGCAATGGCTGTGTCTGATACTAATTTCAGCGCTTTTTGCATTTGTGATGGAGCTCATCAATATGCCGGGCGCGTTGTTGCTTGGCCCCATGCTCGCCGGCATTGTCTGGAGTTTACAGGGCGGCTCATTACAAATATCACGACATCTATTTGTTGCCGCACAAGCGATTATCGGCTGCCTGGTTGCCCAGTCGATCTCCTCAGGCATGCTTCCCACCTTTGCGCAGCACTGGTCTTTATTTCTGTTTATCGTGTTATCAACCATCGCAGCCAGCAGTTTAATGGGCTGGGTGATCAGTAAATTAAAAGTATTGCCCGGTACAACCGCAATTTGGGGCTCCTCCCCCGGCGCAGCCGCCGCCATGGTGTTAATGGCAGAGGAATTTGGTGCTGACGCCCGCTTGGTTGCCTTTATGCAATATCTACGGGTCATCGTGGTAGCCAGTGCAGCTTCTATTATTGCGCGCTTTTGGGTGGATACCTCGGCCGCAACAGCAATTCCAATCATCTGGTTTCCACCCTTACAATGGGCCACTGCCGAAACAGTATTACTGGCCTTGGCAGGTATAGTCATTGCGCGTCTGGCCCGCATCCCTTCGGGTGCTATGCTGGTGCCAATGCTGCTAGGCATGGCATTACAAAGTGGTCATTTATTGAAAATAGACCTACCTGAATGGTTGCTCAGCATGGCTTATGCGGTAATGGGCTGGCGTATTGGTCTTGGATTCACTCGCTCAGTGTTGAAACATGCCATACGGGCTTTGCCACAAATCGTCTTCTCGATTGTCTTATTGGTTGGCTTTTGTGGTGTCTTAGCATGGTGGTTAGTTCAACACTTCCACCTTGATCCTTTGACTGCTTATCTCGCCACCAGCCCCGGTGGTATGGATTCTATCGCCGTCATTGCCGCTAGTAGCCATAACGTTGATTTGGAATTTGTCATGGCACTACAGACAGTGCGTCTGTTTCTGGTGATATTCCTTGGCCCAGCCCTTGCCCGAATCATTGCGCGCAAAACCATCACAGAATCATCTATCGCCGGTTAA
- a CDS encoding energy transducer TonB, giving the protein MYDNPIVFIRFDAIAMISDAVFYSQNRSGLPVFGGVVLLHVLALAGMLNYQSAAIKPEMAPATPLTVRWVTPVEEPKADPVIEPQPVVEPEPLPLPPPEVKKPSPVKVKPKPLKKTKPVVKPVKPEIKPKTEPPVSAPVQQLKPAPAKAEIAPAPVEAPKFNAAYLSNPAPVYPRRSRMLDEEGIVKLQVHVSAEGNALGVQLFKSSGFSRLDDAALNAVKSWRFVPAKRGDQSIEGWVIVPVSFKLRS; this is encoded by the coding sequence GTGTATGATAATCCTATTGTTTTTATTCGATTCGATGCAATAGCGATGATTTCTGACGCTGTTTTCTATTCACAAAATCGCTCTGGGTTACCGGTGTTCGGCGGGGTTGTTCTTCTGCATGTGCTTGCTCTGGCGGGCATGCTGAATTATCAATCAGCGGCAATCAAGCCGGAAATGGCACCTGCTACACCATTAACGGTGCGCTGGGTGACTCCGGTAGAAGAGCCAAAAGCGGATCCCGTTATTGAACCTCAGCCTGTGGTGGAACCGGAACCGCTGCCATTGCCGCCACCGGAAGTGAAAAAACCTTCGCCGGTGAAAGTGAAACCTAAGCCACTTAAAAAAACGAAGCCGGTAGTGAAGCCGGTTAAGCCAGAGATCAAACCGAAAACTGAGCCGCCAGTTTCTGCGCCGGTGCAACAACTGAAGCCAGCCCCAGCCAAAGCGGAAATCGCACCAGCGCCGGTTGAAGCGCCAAAATTTAATGCCGCTTATTTATCGAATCCGGCACCGGTTTATCCGCGTCGCTCCCGAATGCTGGACGAGGAAGGGATAGTAAAACTGCAGGTGCATGTTTCCGCAGAAGGCAATGCATTGGGTGTGCAACTGTTTAAAAGTAGTGGTTTTTCCCGTTTGGATGATGCGGCATTAAATGCTGTAAAAAGCTGGCGTTTTGTGCCGGCAAAACGGGGCGACCAATCCATCGAAGGCTGGGTGATTGTGCCCGTTTCGTTCAAATTAAGGAGCTGA
- a CDS encoding PepSY-associated TM helix domain-containing protein has protein sequence MAMPSSDISVFRRLHTWVGLIAGMVLFVAFYAGVITLFRGEVTQWQQPELRAQATASPAEYQVWLDRFIALHPQARDEFWMILPGEYEAQLRFMWMEAGKHGRQMVTQSELQSGEDEKQETSELAHLINEVHFSLAIPGMTGRTFLGVISLLYGLALVTGIVIHLPRLTKDFWLLRKQQGERRHWLDLHNLIGVISLPFHLIFAWTGAIWGLSALLYALFNSAIFDQQLYAATGQTFMPMSNVQRTGVVQAALPADLLLRKLPNTAEFTPKWLHYKNYGDSSAQVEIVAQQEKQLSQSKLVVLNATTGQLVQDQTGDNESLNHGMMMGLYSLHFGDFGGIAIRLLYAVLGIGGCFLFYSGNQLWINSQLKNRQLKIQRQGIAMAKLTNGFCIGCCIAISSLFVFSALMAEHPNIAMLQTKAFLIVWGITMLYSFLRPIAQGRSELLYGCAGITFLIPLVDLWVNHNQLFAGFITLKTAFLWVDLAALLYALVFWRLAQRATRYVMDFSGNIARC, from the coding sequence ATGGCGATGCCATCTTCTGATATCTCTGTTTTTCGTCGTTTACATACTTGGGTTGGTCTGATTGCTGGCATGGTGTTGTTTGTTGCATTTTATGCTGGTGTGATCACCTTGTTTCGAGGGGAGGTTACTCAATGGCAGCAACCAGAATTAAGAGCTCAGGCAACGGCGTCACCGGCAGAATATCAAGTATGGCTGGATCGTTTTATCGCGTTACATCCACAAGCCCGTGATGAGTTTTGGATGATCTTGCCGGGGGAATATGAAGCACAATTGCGTTTTATGTGGATGGAAGCTGGTAAACATGGCCGGCAGATGGTCACACAATCAGAATTGCAATCAGGGGAGGATGAAAAGCAGGAAACGAGTGAACTGGCGCATTTAATCAATGAAGTGCATTTCTCTCTGGCCATTCCCGGTATGACGGGCCGAACATTTTTAGGTGTGATCAGTCTGCTCTACGGGTTAGCACTCGTGACCGGTATTGTGATTCACTTACCGCGCTTGACGAAAGATTTCTGGTTATTACGCAAACAACAAGGCGAGCGCCGGCATTGGCTTGATCTGCATAATTTGATTGGTGTGATCAGTCTGCCTTTTCATCTGATATTTGCCTGGACCGGCGCAATCTGGGGATTATCAGCACTGCTGTATGCTCTGTTTAACAGTGCTATTTTTGACCAGCAACTTTATGCCGCCACCGGGCAAACCTTTATGCCAATGAGCAATGTGCAGCGAACGGGTGTCGTGCAAGCAGCGCTTCCGGCGGACCTTTTGCTGCGGAAATTGCCGAATACAGCGGAATTCACACCCAAATGGCTGCACTACAAAAATTATGGTGATAGCTCGGCGCAAGTTGAAATTGTCGCGCAACAGGAAAAGCAATTAAGCCAAAGTAAACTGGTGGTGTTGAACGCAACTACGGGTCAGTTAGTACAAGATCAGACTGGTGATAACGAATCGTTAAACCACGGCATGATGATGGGGCTTTATTCCCTGCATTTTGGCGACTTTGGTGGCATAGCTATTCGACTGCTTTATGCTGTATTGGGCATTGGCGGCTGTTTTCTGTTTTATTCCGGCAATCAGCTTTGGATTAACTCTCAGCTGAAAAATCGGCAACTTAAAATCCAACGACAAGGCATAGCCATGGCAAAATTGACCAATGGTTTCTGCATTGGTTGTTGTATTGCTATCTCGTCGTTATTTGTCTTTTCCGCCTTAATGGCGGAGCATCCGAATATCGCCATGTTACAGACCAAAGCCTTTCTTATCGTGTGGGGCATAACGATGCTTTACAGTTTTCTTCGCCCGATTGCGCAAGGGCGCAGCGAGCTACTCTATGGCTGTGCGGGTATCACCTTTTTGATCCCGCTGGTAGATTTATGGGTTAACCATAATCAGTTGTTTGCCGGGTTTATCACTTTAAAAACAGCATTTCTTTGGGTGGATCTGGCTGCGCTGCTTTATGCTTTGGTGTTTTGGCGGCTGGCGCAACGTGCGACTCGTTATGTTATGGATTTTTCAGGTAATATAGCCCGATGCTGA
- the yegD gene encoding molecular chaperone: MYAGLDFGTSNSALGIWEDNQPKLLTLDNGSRFISSTVYIGKSQQFMQLRPQDQTLAHAMSGDGEKIFGNDAITKFLESPEDGFFVKSPKSFLGARLKPQQLLTYEKIVRLMMSNIKRLGEAQTAQPIESIVIGKPVKFHGTQGEQGNQQAVQVLTSAATDAGFKRIEFQFEPIAAALDYERSLNENLTALIVDIGGGTTDCSMIKVGPAYRELTDRNESILGYSGDRIGGLDLDIKLAFRQLAPLFGKDELLKTGLPTPANIFWNAVCINNVDAQTTFYSAVNGREIHKLLRDARPDTVLDRLLHIYESMLSYHISQSAEAAKIALSSTAVTSVDMAYLEAGLHTDINREQLQTAISNELNKFISLMKEVEQQAQVAPDVIYVTGGTARSPIVDAYIRAAYPDARIVFGDLFGSVASGLTTWAHRIFS; the protein is encoded by the coding sequence ATGTACGCTGGCCTGGACTTTGGAACATCAAACTCAGCATTAGGTATCTGGGAAGACAACCAGCCTAAACTGCTAACACTGGATAATGGCAGCCGCTTTATCTCCTCGACGGTGTATATCGGTAAATCACAACAATTCATGCAATTGCGCCCACAAGATCAAACACTGGCCCACGCAATGAGCGGTGACGGTGAAAAGATCTTCGGTAACGATGCGATCACCAAATTTCTGGAATCACCGGAAGATGGTTTCTTCGTAAAATCCCCTAAATCGTTTTTAGGTGCGCGCCTCAAACCACAGCAGTTGCTGACCTATGAAAAAATTGTTCGTTTGATGATGAGCAATATCAAACGTTTGGGCGAAGCACAGACGGCGCAACCGATTGAATCGATCGTGATCGGTAAACCGGTTAAATTTCATGGTACGCAAGGTGAACAAGGCAATCAGCAGGCGGTACAAGTGCTGACTTCCGCCGCCACTGATGCCGGTTTTAAACGCATCGAATTTCAGTTTGAACCGATTGCTGCGGCACTGGATTATGAACGTTCGCTAAATGAAAACCTGACCGCACTGATTGTCGACATCGGCGGTGGTACGACTGACTGTTCCATGATCAAAGTTGGCCCAGCCTATCGTGAGTTGACCGACCGCAATGAATCGATCTTAGGTTATTCCGGCGACCGTATCGGTGGTCTCGATCTGGATATCAAACTCGCGTTCCGCCAATTAGCACCGTTGTTTGGCAAAGATGAATTGCTGAAAACCGGTTTGCCTACACCAGCGAATATCTTCTGGAATGCGGTGTGTATTAACAACGTCGATGCACAAACCACTTTCTACTCTGCTGTAAATGGCCGTGAAATTCATAAACTGTTACGCGACGCGCGCCCTGATACTGTGCTCGATCGCCTGCTGCATATCTATGAAAGTATGCTCAGTTACCACATCAGCCAGAGTGCGGAAGCCGCAAAAATTGCCTTATCATCAACCGCAGTGACTTCCGTTGATATGGCTTATCTCGAAGCGGGTTTACACACTGACATCAATCGCGAGCAATTACAGACTGCGATCAGTAATGAGCTGAATAAATTCATCAGTTTGATGAAGGAAGTGGAACAGCAAGCCCAGGTTGCTCCGGATGTTATCTACGTCACCGGTGGTACCGCGCGCTCGCCTATCGTTGATGCGTATATTCGTGCCGCCTACCCAGACGCAAGAATTGTATTTGGTGATCTATTTGGGAGTGTGGCCTCAGGTTTAACGACTTGGGCACACCGTATATTCAGTTAA
- a CDS encoding MotA/TolQ/ExbB proton channel family protein, with protein METQQEVTQMGLTHVLTQTTGMGLIPIVLLLLMSIATWYWIVLKVYQSWTLRRNSKVFLDAFWANRNLKQVEEQVLKQVKPEPCAELMISGLQAARQLQNLEQGLFEMGSREEFVLRALRRSVTRSTLRLEAGLTLLASVGSAAPFVGLFGTVWGIYHALLGISVSGQSTLDKVAGPVGEALIMTAFGLAVALPAVLAYNAFVRVNRVYLAELDGFAHDVFALLTTGHAKAAAQPQAKMPRSAVTELQAGEA; from the coding sequence ATGGAAACACAGCAAGAAGTAACACAAATGGGGTTAACCCATGTATTAACCCAAACGACAGGTATGGGTTTAATTCCGATTGTTTTGCTGCTTCTTATGTCAATCGCCACTTGGTATTGGATTGTTTTAAAGGTTTATCAAAGTTGGACATTACGCCGGAATAGTAAAGTCTTTCTTGACGCTTTCTGGGCTAATCGCAATTTGAAGCAGGTCGAAGAACAGGTCTTAAAACAAGTTAAGCCGGAGCCTTGTGCTGAACTGATGATTAGTGGTTTGCAAGCTGCGCGTCAGTTACAAAACCTGGAGCAGGGTTTGTTTGAAATGGGCTCACGAGAAGAGTTTGTGTTACGTGCGCTGCGCCGTTCAGTGACCCGTAGCACGTTGCGTTTGGAGGCTGGATTAACCTTGTTAGCTTCTGTGGGATCTGCTGCGCCATTCGTTGGTTTATTTGGCACGGTGTGGGGCATTTATCACGCCTTGTTGGGGATCAGCGTTTCTGGTCAGAGCACCTTAGATAAAGTCGCTGGCCCTGTCGGTGAAGCATTGATCATGACTGCATTTGGTCTGGCGGTTGCCTTACCGGCGGTGCTGGCATACAACGCTTTTGTGCGTGTAAACCGGGTTTATCTGGCAGAGCTCGATGGTTTTGCGCATGACGTATTTGCTTTGCTGACTACGGGGCACGCGAAAGCTGCAGCACAGCCACAAGCTAAAATGCCCCGCTCTGCCGTGACTGAATTGCAAGCAGGAGAAGCGTAA